TGCAGTGGCAACATTGGGCGATAAATATTATGAATTTGAAAACCAACTAAATTGGAAAAAGACGGTTTGGAAATCTGGCATCAAGGTGAATTCTTTTGGAAATCAAGGAATGGATATTGACCAATATTTTGGACCCAAACCAAACACAAAGTCCTGGATAGCATTTCAGTTAGGTGCCAATGTCATTGGTGATAATAATAAAGAAGAGTACAAAAAAGAATCTATTTTTTTACAATCTACCAATTTAGGAATCACGACAAAATTAGACCCAAATACAATCCATGTTTGGGTTCATAGTTTATCTAAAGCAGAACCAGTTGCGAATACGGATATTAGTTTGTATGAAAAAGGTAGTCTGCGTGGAACTTGTAAAACGGATAAAGATGGTTATTGTACGACGCCTTCTATAAGTGATACTAAAGCATTCGGCAAATCTGTGTTAATTGCGGAAGATCCTTCTGGTGATAAAGCATTTTTACATTTTAATGAAACACATATTGAAGGTTATAGTGACTATTACACAGAAAACCATGTAAAAGGAAAAATTTACTTTGATCGGAAACTATATCGACCTGGAGATCGAGTTGAGGTGAAAACTGTCCTTGCTGATAGAAAAAACGGTGTTTTGGTTCCTTATTCTTCGAAAGTAGTAAATATACAAATTCGAGATTCGAGAGGAAAGGATATATCAAATGTAAATTTAACTTCTACATCACAAGGTGGTGTTTTCACAAGTTACTTGATTCCTTCTGATGCTCCTCTTGGGCATTATTCTGTATCAGTTTATGTTTCAGGAAAAGAATACTCGGTTACTTACGATACCTTCCAAGTAGAAGAATTCCGCCCTGTTAATTTTATGGTGAACGTAAATTTGGCAAATAATGTAAATAAAAATCAAAATTTAAAAGGATCGGTAGAGGGAAAATATATGTTTGGGGCTCCGATGGCAGGAGCTAAGATTAGTTATTCGGTTCTAAAAAGGAAAAGGTATATATCTTTTGATACTTTTCCTAATTATGATTTTTCAGATACTTGGAATGATTACGAGGACGAATATTCGAGTGGTAATTCTGATTATGTAACTGGATCTGAAGGTGTATTGGATAATAAAGGTATTTTTAATTTGGACATTCCGATTAGCGATTTAACAAGTAAGTTTGTCACTGATGGAGAAAATATCGAAATTGCAGATTCATATAACTTGATTGTGGAATCTTCTGTTTTTGATGTAGATGGAAAATCTGTCACTAAGTCTTCCAGTTTACCTTACAATCCATCTGAAACCTATGTTGGCTTAAAATGTAATGATCGATACCAATCAATGGATAAACCGTTCCAATTTAGCGCAATGGCTGTCAATGTACAAGGTAAAGCAGTAGCAGGTGCTGATTTAAAAGCGTATATCATCTATAATGATTGGACTTCAGTTCTTTCCAAAGGTCTAGGAAAGTTCTTTTTTCGTAGCAACCAACTAACAAAAAAAATTGTAGAGGTGAAAAACCTCACTTCGAAAGCAGATGGAAATTCTTTTGAATACAGGGCGAAGGATTCCGGAAGTTATACTGTTCTCGTTTTAAACCGGGACAAAGTATTTTCTCGAGTGGATTTTTACGCTTATGAAAAAGAATCTTACTACACTTGGGACTTTCGTGGTGACGATTCCATCGAGTTACGTTCGGATAAAAATGAATACAAAATTGGCGATAAGGCAAAAATCTTAATCAAATCTCCTCTGCAGAATGCTCGGGTGATTGTCACAGTGGAAAGGGATTCTGTTTATTTTAAAAAATCTTTCTTAATGAAAGGAAACAGTTCTCCTCTTGAAATTCCAATTGAAGAATCTTATCTTCCTAACGTAGATGTAAATGTTGTTATGTTGTCCGGGAGATTGCCTGTTCCTGACGGACTTTCTGCAGATGATATTAAAGAGTTCAATGAACAAGATTTAGGTGCTCCAAAAGCCAAAACAGGCTCCGTCACCTTAAAAGTCAATTTAGCTTCTCGAACTGCACCGGTAGTTATCAAAACGGATAAAGCCGAATACCAACCGAGAGAACAAGTTAAACTTTCGATCCAAACCAATCCTGGGGCCGAACTCACTGTATCGGTAGCAGATCGAGGGGTATTGGATTTGGTTGGGTACTCTTTTCAAAGTCCAGTGCAAATGTTCTATCAATATTGGTATAGTATCGTAAAAACCTTTGAACTTCGTAGCATGATCATCAAACATTATATATACGAAAATAAAGGAGATAGCCCTGGAGGGGACTATGGTGAAGATTCAGGAGGAGGATTTTCTGCTGAATCAGAATCAGGTGCAAGAAAGGATTTTCGTTACACTGCTTATTGGAACCCGGTTGTCACAGCCGATAGTAGTGGCAATGCCGATTTAAGTTTTACGTTACCAGATAATTTAACAACATTTCGAGTTATGGTTGTTTCTTCTTCTAATGGAAAATATGGAGCATCCAATTCTGAATTCATTGTCAAAAAGAATTTAGTTTTACAGAAGACTGTTGCGCGATTCATTCGCGTAGGCGATAGTTTAGAGTTAGGTGGAAGTATCACAAACAATACGAAGAAAAAAGGAAAATTTAAATATAAAATCGATTCAAAATTTCTTTCACAGGACAAAGGTTGGTCTTCCATCGAACTCGCTGCCGGCCAAACGAAAGAAGTGCTAAAAACATTTCAAATCTCGGAAGCACAGTATATCAAATTAAAACTGGACCATCCAAAAGATGAGATTCAATTAGCTTATCAAATTTCAGTGGAACCGGAAAATGGCACCGAGTTTGCTGATATGAAAAAATCGGATCTTTCTGATGTTTTGGCAGTTACGATTCCTATCAAAGAATTTGATCCAGTAACTTCCGTGCAATTTTCGGGTTATACTGATTCGGAACATAAAACTTTAATCGCTTTTCCAAAAAAAGATTCTATTTTACTCAATAAGGGATCGTTAGACATCCGTTTGTCGGGAACTGCTCTTACTGCCTTAAAATCAGCCTTTGATTTTTATGAATCAAACCCTTATTTTTGTATGGAACAAAGAACGTCCGCTTATTTACTTTCTTTGAGTGCTGGTGAGTTGCTAAAAGAATTTCAGTACAAAGCACCGTCAAAAGATTCTTATGATTTTACCCAAATCGAAAAGTTGTTTTTGGATGAGATGTCTGAATTTCAAGCTGCCGATGGAAGTTTTAAAGTATGGAAAGGACATGGAAGAACAGGTTACCCATACTTAACTGCTTACATTGTTTCGGTAATGCAGATAGCAAAAGAAAAAGGAAAAAGATCTAATCAGCAAGCGTACCAAACTGCGATTCAATACTTACAAAACTATTTCAAAAATCCAACAGAAACTTCGACAAATTCCTATCAAACTCTTAGTTTAATTTACTCGGTTCTTTCGAAAGACAAGAAGGATGTCCACTCCTTAGAGAAAACATTGGTAGATAATTTCGAAGAACTAAATTTAAAATCACGTGGTATTTTTTTAACAGCTTATGCAGAAACCCACAAACTTGAATCTTATGAATCAGATCCTGTTTTTAAAAAGTTATTTCTAGAATATACTAAGTACATTTCATATGAAAAAGAATTATTCACTCTAAAACCGATTAAACAAAAAAATGATGAATATTATTATTATTCTTACTATAGTTCTCCAACTGTCCTCGGAAACTATTTAAGATTGTTGCTCAGAGTTGATTCAAAAAATCCTAGAATTGTCGATTTAGTAAAATCGATTATGATGGATCGACAAAATCATTTCTGGGGGGACAGTCATAGCGTAGGAACCATTGCTTTAGCACTTTCTGAATATAGAAATCGATTTGAGTCGACATCGTCTGAAACAGAAGGACAGGCTATCTTTGGTGAAAAAACTTTGATTGATGAATCCTTTTCTCCTTCATCAGATTCTATTTATAAGGAAGAAATCACCTTCGACCGTCTCTTTGAAGGAAAAGATCCCACCAGCCGTCCTTTACTTTTTAAACGTACAAGTACAGAAGGAAGACTCTACTTTCAATCTAGATTGATGTACATTCCTGTAAAAGACACCACCACACAAAAGTTTAATGGTCTGGAAATTAGAAAAACAATATTCCGAATTGATGGAAGAGACTCGAATGGTGATCCCATATTGAAAGAGGTAACAAACTTGCAAAGAGGATCTACCTATCTTGTGAAATTAAAAGTGTTAAGTAACTCGGATCAAGCCTTTGGAATGATCATCGATCCAATCCCTAGTAACACAGAAATTGTAAATACTTCCTTTCTGACTGAAAAAAATTCCGATGCCGAAGACACCGAAGTTACAGATAATTATTATGGTAGTTATAAAGAATATCGTGATGACCGAGTGATTTTTTCAGAAGACCGAATTGAAAGAGGAGAAACGGAGTTTAATTATATTTTGAGACCTGTTGCCAAAGGGAATTCAATCATGCCTGCATCAAAAACATTTTTGATGTATCATCCACAGTTTTATGGAAATACCAATACGATTCGAGTGAAAGTGGATTGATCTCTAAAAAAAAGTTCATTATTTATACCCTGTTAGTAGGAGGAACTACATTTCTGCTAGCAGGTTTTTTGCTACGACCTATATCTTTTGATTCATTACGAAATCAAATAACAATTCGTATCCTATCTAAAGAAGGTACCTTGATTGGGAGAGGAAAGAATCAAAATCAAACAAAACAAGATTGGGAAAATGTTGAAGAGTATCCTAGTTTCGTACCTGAGATTTTAAAGATTGCTGAAGATAAACGTTTTGATGTCCACCATGGTGTTGATATTTTGGCGGGATTCAATTCTCTTTACTCCTATTTTTTTTCCAAGGGAAAAAGGGGAGGAGCTTCTACTCTTACGATGCAACTGGTACGAATTCAAAATCCTGAAATTCGGAATTATTCTTTTTTACTGCGAAAGGGCTTGGAAGTGATCGAGGCATTTCGATATGAGTTATGGCTTACTAAATCAGAGATTTTAGAAGCTTATTTAAATTCAGTTTCCATTCACTCAAATATTGTTGGATTTCCTTCCGCATCACTAGAGTTATTTGGAAAGCATGTTCGTTTTTTGTCGATTGAAGAAACATTGTATTTAACTGTTTTAATCCGAAAAAACCAAACAAAATTTGAGGAATTATCATTACGGTATCTCAATTTGAGAAAAAAAATTCCCTATGAAATTCCGATACTCAAAGACCCAAATGAACTTACGATTCACCATCATTCTAAGGTTAAATTGGATTATGCAGACCAATGGAAAGGGGAAAATCAACACTTTCTCAATTGGATTCGAATGTTGATTTTGATTCCTTCGGAGGAGTTTGTTTCTTCCATATCCTCTGAGTTGAATTTTGAATTAAACTCTATCGTTAATTCCGAATTAAAAGGATTAGAGAGATGGAATGTATCAAACGCATCAGCAATCGTTTTGGAAAGAGTTCCTGGTAAGGAGGATGAACTAGAACTTAAAGCAATGATTGGTTCTAAAAATTTCTTTGAAGACGGGAATGGTATGGTAAACGGTACTTTGGCATACAGAGATGCTGGAAGTACATTAAAACCGCTGTTATATGCGATTGCTATCGAAAAAGGTTTTTATAGTGTTAATTCTATTTTTTCCGATGAAAAATATTCATATTCTTTGGGACAAGGTGGAAATTATCTACCTAGAAATGCTGACCTTCGGTATTGGGGGGATATAACACTGGCAGAAGCACTTGGAAATTCAAGAAATATACCTGCTGTGACTACAATCAATCAAATGGGTGTAACCACTTTTTATCGGTTTCTACAATCAGCAGGTTATACCCACCTAAAACAATCTCCTCAGTTTTATGGGCCAGGACTTGCGCTCGGATCTGGAGGAACTAGTCTTCTCCAGCTAACACGTGTATATGGAACTTTCCTTTTGGGAGGTAGATTGCCTAAAATTCGATTAGGGAAAATTGATAAAAATCCTTTTTACTTTGGTTCGTCGACCCGTTTATTTTCTGAAGAAACTGCTGAAGAAATTAAGTTTGTTTTAAAAGATCCAAAACTTAGACAAAGGGCCTTTGGTCGTAGGAGTTATTTAGATTTTCCTTTTCCCGTCTCAGTCAAAACGGGAACTTCAAAGGATTATAGAAACTCTTGGACTGTCGCATTTAATGACTATTATGTGGTCGGTGCTTGGGTTGGAAATTTTTCTGGAGAACGAACGATGGACGTATCAGGTTCTTTCGGTGCAGGAAGAATTGTACAAAATATATTTAGGAATTTAATGAAAGATCGTCCAAAAACGGATTATACGGCAAAGTTCACGGAAACAAAAAACTTTTGTCGCCTAACAGGTAAATTGGCTTTGGCTCAGTGTCCATCTATTGCGTTAAAAGTAAGGAATAAAAAAGGTTCATCGGAATTTTGCGATAAACACAAGGAAGAAACGAATGTGTCTGTACTCGGAGTTGGATTTGTTTATCCTTCTATGGGGCAGATATATTTATATCATCCATCTTATGAAAAAGAAACACAGAGTATTCCAGTAAAAGTTCGCGAAATTAATACTTTAAAAGAGCCAAAATTAATTTGGAATGGGAAAACCGAATTTAAACCTTCTTTAAATGGAGATTTAAGATTACCTATCATAAGGGGAAAACAATCTTTGGTGTTATATGATGGAGAAGAGAAAAAGGCATCTGTTGATTTTGAAGTTAGATAATTATAAATTAATAAATTGGAAATTGTTCTTTCAAAGTAAAAATTCACCGATGACCCTTTTATACCTACTCTTATATTTTTTTCAAGGTCCTATTATATTTTCTTTTGGTGTTTGGATTTATTTTCATGGGCTATGTGTGACTTTATTAGCAGGGGTAACTTTGTGTTTGGATTTTTATCTAAATCATCATCCAAAAGATAAGTTCCGTTTAAAAATTGTGACTAGGTTGTTTTTGTGGTTTCTATTTTTGGTTGTTCTCGGATACCAAGAAGTTTACCAAACTGCGTTAACATTTGAAATTGTTTTCTATTTTTTGAATCATATCCATTATTTGTATTCAGATGTCATTTACTTTTTCTACCAATGGCAAGTTGCGCAATGGATAACATTCGGAATGGGATTTTATGTTTTACTATTCCGAAATCGAAAAATAATCACCTATGTATTGTTATTTGGTGTTTTTTTTGTATTAGTCCTTCGTTTTGATTCTGAACGAAGAAAAATATTGAATCATTCCAACCCAAATACTAGTCATAAAAATTTGAAAGGAAAAAACTTTTTAGAGTCAATCCCTGGGCGACCAAATCTTGTTTTGGTTATGTTAGAAGGAGTCGGAAGAAAACACCTAGTAAAGACTAAATCAAATTATATTGATTTTTCAGTTCTTAAAGATTCTCATTTTTGGATTCCTATGCCACATACTTCTAAAAGTATTTTTACTTGGTTAACGGGAGATTCACAATTGAATTCTACTCGTTTGTCATTTAATGATTCTCTTTTGCATTTGAATCTTCCCAAACAATTAGAGAATTTATACGGCTATCAAACCTTCTTGATTTATACTCAGTCCATTTACTTTGAAGGAATGGATCGTTTTTTCCCAAAAATTTTTCAGACTGTTTGGGATAAATCTTATTTGGAAGAAAAGTATGGAAAACTCTATCCCTCGTTTAGTTGGGGAATGGATGACCGAGTGGTTCTTTCTGCAATGAAACAGGTGTTTGGAT
This genomic stretch from Leptospira meyeri harbors:
- a CDS encoding alpha-2-macroglobulin family protein — its product is MRKLVLTFGLLFFLSSCHSISGFFRSIKRTIFPSSCRIEVKLDTTDLKYLEDLWDYRFTVTEDTNLLEFTSAVQISPKPSNPKFEFSDYVSREFSLDTWNFDPGVAYEIIIEKFYAENDCFLETPVSFKLPVMQRKPSFYLSRENIFESNLNKVLPISISNVPEFQIRSAELSVPVLVNAVATLGDKYYEFENQLNWKKTVWKSGIKVNSFGNQGMDIDQYFGPKPNTKSWIAFQLGANVIGDNNKEEYKKESIFLQSTNLGITTKLDPNTIHVWVHSLSKAEPVANTDISLYEKGSLRGTCKTDKDGYCTTPSISDTKAFGKSVLIAEDPSGDKAFLHFNETHIEGYSDYYTENHVKGKIYFDRKLYRPGDRVEVKTVLADRKNGVLVPYSSKVVNIQIRDSRGKDISNVNLTSTSQGGVFTSYLIPSDAPLGHYSVSVYVSGKEYSVTYDTFQVEEFRPVNFMVNVNLANNVNKNQNLKGSVEGKYMFGAPMAGAKISYSVLKRKRYISFDTFPNYDFSDTWNDYEDEYSSGNSDYVTGSEGVLDNKGIFNLDIPISDLTSKFVTDGENIEIADSYNLIVESSVFDVDGKSVTKSSSLPYNPSETYVGLKCNDRYQSMDKPFQFSAMAVNVQGKAVAGADLKAYIIYNDWTSVLSKGLGKFFFRSNQLTKKIVEVKNLTSKADGNSFEYRAKDSGSYTVLVLNRDKVFSRVDFYAYEKESYYTWDFRGDDSIELRSDKNEYKIGDKAKILIKSPLQNARVIVTVERDSVYFKKSFLMKGNSSPLEIPIEESYLPNVDVNVVMLSGRLPVPDGLSADDIKEFNEQDLGAPKAKTGSVTLKVNLASRTAPVVIKTDKAEYQPREQVKLSIQTNPGAELTVSVADRGVLDLVGYSFQSPVQMFYQYWYSIVKTFELRSMIIKHYIYENKGDSPGGDYGEDSGGGFSAESESGARKDFRYTAYWNPVVTADSSGNADLSFTLPDNLTTFRVMVVSSSNGKYGASNSEFIVKKNLVLQKTVARFIRVGDSLELGGSITNNTKKKGKFKYKIDSKFLSQDKGWSSIELAAGQTKEVLKTFQISEAQYIKLKLDHPKDEIQLAYQISVEPENGTEFADMKKSDLSDVLAVTIPIKEFDPVTSVQFSGYTDSEHKTLIAFPKKDSILLNKGSLDIRLSGTALTALKSAFDFYESNPYFCMEQRTSAYLLSLSAGELLKEFQYKAPSKDSYDFTQIEKLFLDEMSEFQAADGSFKVWKGHGRTGYPYLTAYIVSVMQIAKEKGKRSNQQAYQTAIQYLQNYFKNPTETSTNSYQTLSLIYSVLSKDKKDVHSLEKTLVDNFEELNLKSRGIFLTAYAETHKLESYESDPVFKKLFLEYTKYISYEKELFTLKPIKQKNDEYYYYSYYSSPTVLGNYLRLLLRVDSKNPRIVDLVKSIMMDRQNHFWGDSHSVGTIALALSEYRNRFESTSSETEGQAIFGEKTLIDESFSPSSDSIYKEEITFDRLFEGKDPTSRPLLFKRTSTEGRLYFQSRLMYIPVKDTTTQKFNGLEIRKTIFRIDGRDSNGDPILKEVTNLQRGSTYLVKLKVLSNSDQAFGMIIDPIPSNTEIVNTSFLTEKNSDAEDTEVTDNYYGSYKEYRDDRVIFSEDRIERGETEFNYILRPVAKGNSIMPASKTFLMYHPQFYGNTNTIRVKVD
- a CDS encoding transglycosylase domain-containing protein: MISKKKFIIYTLLVGGTTFLLAGFLLRPISFDSLRNQITIRILSKEGTLIGRGKNQNQTKQDWENVEEYPSFVPEILKIAEDKRFDVHHGVDILAGFNSLYSYFFSKGKRGGASTLTMQLVRIQNPEIRNYSFLLRKGLEVIEAFRYELWLTKSEILEAYLNSVSIHSNIVGFPSASLELFGKHVRFLSIEETLYLTVLIRKNQTKFEELSLRYLNLRKKIPYEIPILKDPNELTIHHHSKVKLDYADQWKGENQHFLNWIRMLILIPSEEFVSSISSELNFELNSIVNSELKGLERWNVSNASAIVLERVPGKEDELELKAMIGSKNFFEDGNGMVNGTLAYRDAGSTLKPLLYAIAIEKGFYSVNSIFSDEKYSYSLGQGGNYLPRNADLRYWGDITLAEALGNSRNIPAVTTINQMGVTTFYRFLQSAGYTHLKQSPQFYGPGLALGSGGTSLLQLTRVYGTFLLGGRLPKIRLGKIDKNPFYFGSSTRLFSEETAEEIKFVLKDPKLRQRAFGRRSYLDFPFPVSVKTGTSKDYRNSWTVAFNDYYVVGAWVGNFSGERTMDVSGSFGAGRIVQNIFRNLMKDRPKTDYTAKFTETKNFCRLTGKLALAQCPSIALKVRNKKGSSEFCDKHKEETNVSVLGVGFVYPSMGQIYLYHPSYEKETQSIPVKVREINTLKEPKLIWNGKTEFKPSLNGDLRLPIIRGKQSLVLYDGEEKKASVDFEVR
- a CDS encoding sulfatase-like hydrolase/transferase, producing MTLLYLLLYFFQGPIIFSFGVWIYFHGLCVTLLAGVTLCLDFYLNHHPKDKFRLKIVTRLFLWFLFLVVLGYQEVYQTALTFEIVFYFLNHIHYLYSDVIYFFYQWQVAQWITFGMGFYVLLFRNRKIITYVLLFGVFFVLVLRFDSERRKILNHSNPNTSHKNLKGKNFLESIPGRPNLVLVMLEGVGRKHLVKTKSNYIDFSVLKDSHFWIPMPHTSKSIFTWLTGDSQLNSTRLSFNDSLLHLNLPKQLENLYGYQTFLIYTQSIYFEGMDRFFPKIFQTVWDKSYLEEKYGKLYPSFSWGMDDRVVLSAMKQVFGSDKKPLFVLIGLSQTHSPYFVANEDSQTQWHSPLIRYEASLREELTVIDSIISYWKDNSPRDTVLIISADHGESFGEEGAHAHNYSLYNQETDVPFLLYFIKSGQIYLPKLGTSVNFKDTILHLLNTNDGKTKNNLETDFFDPNYQPNLFLKTWNSEIQKSWIIKDKKYIYHSDRDRLIQMDWSEKQRVPITDLRLKQKIKNQIHSGMY